TTTATATCGCTTCCTATGAAATCATCATATTCATCAGCTTTTAGGAATAATTCTCCATCTAAATTTAGGTCTTTGAAATTTTCCCTGTCAGCAAGAAATGTTCTTGGATATGATAGGCCTATTTCTTCTAAAATCTTGTAAAATTCAGATTTCATAAGGAGTTTTTCCGCCATATCTTTCTCTGGATAAGGAATGTGAAAAGAAAAATCAAAGTCCTTGGCATTTCTCACCAAAAGGTCTACATAGGATTCTGTTGGGGCAAAGAAGATAAAATCTTCTTCTGGCCTTGATTTTGCAATCTTATTTAAGGTTTGAACAAAAACTCCATCATCAGATGAGAAATTTTTCTCGGTGTAAATATCAGCTATTTTAGACTTATAAAAGGGAACTAGGACAGCTGACCCAGCTACAATCGGCTTTTTGTCAAAGGCCTCGTTAAAAGACCTTGCCACCGAATATGAGTTGTGGTCAGTGCCTAGGATTATCGCATTAAAAGTCATAGCTTAATAGATTGACTCTCTTGACTTAGAATCTCTTTCTTCAGAGATTTTCGCAATAAAGTCAGCAAGTTTAACGTCTTTTGTTTCTTCGCCGTCCCTATTTCTAACTGTTAGGAGTCCTGATTCGATTTCCTTATCTCCTACTACTAGCATATAGTTTGTTCTCATCATTTGAGCTGATCTTATCTTATAGCCTACACCTTCGCTTCTTTCATCTACGCCTACTCTGAAACCTGCTTTTTCGATTTCTTTTGCGATTTCATGAGCCTTGTCAGCAAATCTGTCAGCTACTGGAATTACTTCTACTTGTCTAGGGTTAATCCAAAGTGGGAACCTACCTGCAAAGTGTTCTGTAAGAACACCGATAAATCTCTCGATTGAACCAAGTAGGGCCCTGTGAAGCATTACTGGTCTCTTCTTTTCGCCGTTTTCGTCAACATATTCTAGCTCAAAGTTGGCTGGAAGTTGGAAGTCAAGTTGGATTGTACCACATTGCCATTCTCTCTTAGCTGCATCTAATAAGTGGAAGTCGATTTTTGGACCGTAGAAGGCACCGTCGCCTGGGTTTATTTGGTATTCAATTCCACGTTCTTCGAGTGCTTTCTTTAATTGTTCTTCAGCGAAGTCCCAATCTTTTATATCTCCCATATAGTCATCTGGTCTTGTTGATAATTCTATTGTATATTTAAAGCCAAATGTAGAATAAAGAAGGTCTGCAAGGTCGATCATTTTGTAAACTTCTTCCTTAATTTGAGATGGAAGGCAGTAAACGTGGGCATCGTCTTGGGTGAAAGTTCTTACTCTGAATAGGCCATGTAAAGTACCAGATAATTCGTGTCTGTGAACTTGGCCAAATTCTGCAAGTCTAATTGGTAGGTCTCTGTAAGAATGTTGACGAGATGCATAAGTTAAAACTGAACCTGGGCAGTTCATTGGCTTAATTGCGTAATCTTCGTCATCTATCTTTGTAAAGTACATATTTTCCTTGTAGTGGTCCCAGTGGCCTGATCTGTGCCATAGGTCTTCATTTAGGATAAGTGGAGTTTTGATTTCTCCGTAGCCATAATTATCAAGGACACCTCTCCACCAACCAAGAAGCTCGTTCATTAGAATCATGCCATTTGGATGGAAGAATGGGAAGCCTGGTCCTTCTTCGTGGAAGGCAAATAGGTCCATTTCCTTGCCGATCTTTCTGTGGTCACGTCTAGCTATTTCTTTTTGTAATTCTTCGTATTCTTCAAGATCTTTTGCCTTTGGGAAGGAGATACCGTAGATTCTTTGAAGCATAGCCTTATCAGAATCTCCCCTCCAGTAAGCACCGGCAATTGCCTTAAGTTTTATAGCCTTGATTTCCTTTGTAGATTCAAGGTGTGGACCCCTGCAAAGGTCTGTGAAGGCATCGCCCATTTTGTAAAGAGTGATTAATTCATCTGCTGGAAGGTCTTCGATTAGTTCTACCTTGTAGTCTTGGCCCTCTTCCTTAAACATCTTAAGGGCCTCATCTCTTGAAATTTCAATTCTTTCTAGCTTAAGGTCTTTTTTGGCAATTTCTTTCATTTTCTTTTCGATTTGCTCAAGATCTTCTGGAGTAAATCTGTGTTCAAGGTCCATATCATAGTAGAAACCATCTGCTATGGCAGGTCCTATAGCAAATTTTGTTTCTGGCCAAAGTTCTTTAATGGCTGCAGCCATAACGTGGCTTGATGTATGCCAGAAAATTTCCTTGCCTTCTTCATCTTCAAATTTTACAACTCTAAAATCAGCATCTTCATTAATTGGCTCAGCATATCCCATAACTCTGCCATTTACAACAGCACCTACAGCTGCCCTGTAAAGGCCCATTGATATGTCTTTTGTCACATCACCAACAAGAACTCCTTTTTCATATTCTTTTACTGATTCGTCTGGTAATTTAATCTTAATCATGTCTTCTCCTTCGTTTTTAAATCACGAATAAAAAACCGCCCTACTATCCCTCTAGGATAATAGGACGGCAATTTTCCGTGGTTCCACCTAATTTTTTACTCATTAAGGCTGTATCGTAGTCATACGTCTTGCTTATTCACAAGAAACTCAGGGTTGGTATTCAATCGAAATTTATCTAAGGCTTCTCACCGCCAGCCTCTCTCTGCAAGTAAAAATCAACCTACTAGTCCCGTCATCGTCTTTTATTATGTAAATACTTTACTCAATCTTTAATGTATTGCAAATAAAAATCAAATATATAAAATTTCTTTGCCCAGGCTTAAAGTTTTTTTAAGGCATTAAAACTTGAATAAATGCCCCTGAATTTGATATACTTAAGTAAATGATAAAATCCTTAAAGTTAGGAGGAAAAATGAAAAACATATTAATAACTGGTGGGGCAGGCTATATTGGCAGCCACACTGCGGTTGAATTATTAAATAAGAATTACAATGTTATAGTTTATGACAATCTATCAAACTCTTCAAGAATTTCTATTGATAGAGTTGAAGAAATAACTGGTAAAAAAATAAGTTTTTATGAGGCTGACATCCTTGATAAAGACAAGCTAAAAGAAGTTTTGGTCAATGAAAAAATTGATGTCCTAATTCACTGTGCAGCCTTAAAATCCGTTGGCGAATCAGTTTCAAAACCACTTGAATACTACCACAACAACCTCACTGGGACCCTTACAACCCTTGAGGCTATGAAGGAAGTGGGTTGTAAAAACCTCATTTTTTCTTCATCTGCAACTGTCTATGGCAATCCAAAAAGCGTCCCTATTACAGAAGATTTTCCAAAGGGCGAGTGCACCAACCCTTACGGCTGGTCAAAGTCTATGATGGAACAGATTATGATTGACCTACAAAAGTCAGACCCAGATTGGAAAATTGTTCTACTAAGGTATTTTAACCCAATTGGTGCCCACAAGTCAGGCAAAATTGGTGAAGACCCACAAGGAATACCAAACAATTTGCTCCCATACATAGCCCAGGTAGCCGTTGGTAAACTTGACTATCTCAGAGTTTTTGGAGATGACTATGATACAGTAGATGGGACTGGAGTTAGGGATTATATCCACGTTGTCGACCTTGCCAAGGGCCATGTTTGCGCTATAGATAAGCTTGACAGTCTCGACGGAGTTTCAATAATAAACCTTGCCACAGGAAATGGGTATTCGGTCCTTGAAGTTGTGAAGGCCTTCGAAGAAGCCTCTGGCAGAAAGGTTCCATATAAAATTGTAGGCCGCAGGGAAGGCGATATTGCCAAGTGTTTTGCTGATGCGACTAAGGCCTACAAAGTCCTAGGCTGGAAGGCTGAAAACGGCATCAAAGAAATGTGTGAAGACTCCTGGAGATGGCAAAAAAATAACCCTAACGGTTATGAAGAAAGGAAATGAAATGAAAACTAGTCTGGTAGTTTTGGCTGCAGGCATAGGATCAAGATACGGAGCAGGCATCAAACAGCTTGCAAAGATGGACGAAAACTCCTATACGATTATTGATTATTCAATCTTTGACGCCATAGAAGCTGGCTTTGATAAGGTTGTTTTCATAATTAGAAAAGATATAGAAAAAGATTTTAAAGAGGTCATCGGATCTAGGATTGAAAAATTCATAGAAGTCGACTACGCCTACCAAGAAATGGCTTTACCAGCTGATTTTAAGGCTCCTTCTGATAGGACTAAGCCTTGGGGGACAGTCCACGCTGTTCTTGCGACAAAAAACCTTGTTAACGAGCCATTTTTGGTAATAAATGCCGATGACTACTACGGCAAGGGAGTCTTTAGGGACCTCCACGATTTTTTGATGACTTCTCCAGCTGAAAAAGACGGCAAAATCCAAGTTGCCATGGCAGGCTACAAATTGAAAAATACCCTATCTGATAACGGCACAGTTACCAGGGGTGTTTCTGTCGGCAATAAGGAAAACAAACTTATAAATATAATAGAAACCCACGAAATATCATACAACAAGGAAGATGGGGCTTTTTCCTCCAAGGAAAATCTTGGTCCAAACTTATTAAACCTAGATAGTCTTGTTTCTATGAATCTCTGGGCATCTTTTCCAGGCTTTATTGACCTAGCTTATGAATATTTTATTTCTTATCTTGAAAAAAATAGGGAAAATTTGGATACTTGCGAATACGTCTTGCCAGAAATGATTGGCGAGTGGATCAAGAAAGATTTGGCAGATATTTCAATAATCCCTACCAACGAAAAATGGATTGGAATCACCTACAAGGAAGACCTAGGCCCTGCCCAAGAGTCCTTTAAGCAAATGTTTGATGAGGGAATTTACCCAAAAGATATTTGGAAAGAAAAATAAAATCCATTAGAACTTACTTTGATAGCCTAAATATAATACTATAAGCTCCCTAGCAAATAGGCAAAAGAAATTCTCCTCAATTAAAAAAACAAATATGAAAAAATTTCTAAAACAATAGTCTAGGTCAAAGTAATTTTTGCTAAGAAGTTTATAAATCTTTTATCAAAAAAATCCCGCTTTTGCGGGATTTTCCTTTTTTGCTTATTTATTTAAAAAATTATTCTCTATTAGTTTTTAAATTATTTCTCTTTATTTTCTTCGACCTTGCTTGTCTTTCCAGACTTTTTTCTTGCATGGCCCCTATTTTTTTCTATGATTTCCTTTAGAGTTTCTACTTTTTCCCTATAGTCATTCAAGTCTTTGAGTTTAAAAGACCAATTTAGGTCGTTTAAGGTTGAAGGTTCGTTTATCCTTGCTTCTTTTCCAAAACCTAGGATATCTGCCAAAGATACTATTACATAGTCGCTTTCAACTCCCATGACAAAATCAAAGAAATCATCCCTGATGTCCCCATGATCAATACCCAAGTCTTTGAAATATTCTTTTAAGGATTCATGCTGGTCGTCGGTTAATTCATCATACCATTGGAAGAGGGTCTTATTGTCGTGAGTGCCTGGATAGGCAACAGAGTTAGCTGTCGCTTCTATTAAGTGATCTTCCCAAGGTCTTAGGTTTTCTTGGATGATAACCATGCCCTTTAGGTCATAATGGTCACGAAGCTTGTAAACTCCTGGCATCATTGTTCCAAGGTCTTCTGCGATAAATTCTACATCTTTTAATTCTTCTGTTATTTTATCAAAAAGTTTAAAACCTGGTGCATAAATCCATTCGCCTTCTACAGCTGTGTCGTTTTTAGCGTCTATTTGCCAATAAGTGTCAAAGGCTCTAAAGTGGTCAAGCCTTACAATATCGTATAATTTTGCATTGTAGGCTAGCCTATCTATCCAGAATTTGAAGTCGTCTTTTTCGAGCTCATCCCACTTATAGATTGGATTTCCCCATCTTTGGCCAAGATTAGAGAAGGCATCTGGTGGAACTCCTGCTATTAATATTGGCTTACCTTCCTCGGTAATTTCAAAATATTTTTGATTTTGCCAAACATCTAGGCTATCAAGTCCCACATAAAATGGGATGTCACCTATGATTTTAAGACCTTTTTCATTAGCATATGCCTTTAATTTCATCCATTGTTGATAAAATATATATTGGATGAAAATCTCATAAGCAATTTGATCTTGGTATGGGCTAAGGTCAAGCTTTCTGTCAATGATCCATGATTTTTGCTCTGCTGGCCACTCATTCCAAGCGATTAGGCCGTTGTCTTTTTTGAAACTTATAAAAACTGCATAGTCGTATACAAAGTCAAATTTTAAAAATTCCTTATAGGAGTCGGTCTGATCTAGCTCTTTTTCCTTAAATTTTTCGAAGGCTTTCTTTAGGTATTGGCCTTTAAATTCTCTTACAAAGTTGTAATCAACCCTGTCCCTTTGCTTAAGTGGTGCTATTCTCTTATCTAGTAGCCCATCTTCATAGAGCATATCTAGGGATATATAGACCTCATCTCCCGCATAGGATGAATAAGGTTGGTAAGGTGAATTTCCATAACCTAGAGGGTTTAGGGGAAGGATTTGCCACATATCAAATCCAGCTTCTTTACTTGTGTCTATAAAGTCATAGCTAGCCCTGCCAAAATCCCCTATGCCATGGCTGCCGTTAAGGCTAGCTAGGGGCCATAAAATTCCTGCTTTTTTCATATTCACTCCTCCTTTATTTTGGCTGTTGTCTGGCCGATAAAAAGTTCGCCAGCGTAGTTTATTACTTTCTTATATTCTTTTCTATTAATTATGTTAAATAATTCTTTTACTGATGTGTAGGCAATTTTGCTTGTTGGCTGAACTATAGTTGTGATTGGTTTTATTAAAAATTCATTTATCTCAAGACCATCAAAACCTGCCACAGAATAATCCTCTGGAACTGACTTTCCCATGTCATTTAGGGCCTTGATAGCTCCTATTGCCACAAAATCAGAGATAGCGTAAATTGCAGTACAATCAAGCCCTTGGCCTACAATTTTTTTACCAGACTCATAGCCATGGTAAAGGGAATAAGGGTTTAATCCCTTTGGCGGATATATTACAAGATTTTCATCAAATTCTATATCATGATCAGCCAAGGCTTTTTTATACCCTTCAAACCTCAAACTTCCTATACTTAAGTCGTTGGCTCTTGCGGCTATAAAGGCGATTTTCCTATGGCCTAGACTTATTAAATAGTCCACCATCTTGTAAGATTCCTTGAAATCGTCGACCCCTACACAAGTTGAGTTTTTGTTTACTATTTCTTTATTTATTATGGTAGTCATTGAATAAGGGATACCCAAAGTTTTTAATTTTTCTTGGTCATCTCTAAGATCACCACCGAGGAAAATTATCCCTTCTGGCTTTAATATCTTGGCCATCTTCAAAGCTATATCCACTTCTGATGAATGTTCTTCTACCTTATTTAAAACAAAGGAATAGCCAGTCTTACTTATCTCTTCTTCAATAACCTTAATCATTGGCGTAAAGAATGGGTTGGTAATACCCTTGATTAGGACTGCTATAGTTTTATTTTTGCTTATTTTTAGATTTCTGGCATTTGTATCTGGCTCATAACCAGTTTCCTTAATTGTCTTTAGGATCCTAGCCCTGGTTTTTGCGCTAATACCTTCAGCATCATTAATTGCCCTAGATACTGTACTTACACTCACACCACATATATCAGCTATATCTTTGATTGTTGGCTTAATCATAATAGACCTACCATCCTGAAATTCCATTTGTAGCTAGGCCTATATTTTTTTCCTAGGCTAAAATAAACTAAATCAAATACTTTAGATTTCAAAAAACTAAGCAAAGCAAAGATTTTGATATGATTCTTTATAATCTTTTGCATATAAACTCCTTTATAAAGGCTATGGCCCCTTTCATCTAAAATAAATGAAAAGTCATTATCAATAACAATATTTCAATCTTTTCCGAATATTCTTTCCTAAGGGCAAGTAGGGATAATTTGTGATAATCAAGACCGCTGATAATCGCATAACTGGGGTATTTCGGTACCGTTTCCGCAATTTAAATATATCATATATAAGTAAATAAAGCAAGACCTTAAAGCTTTTTTTCTACTTATTTTTTTATTTATTGGTGAAACCGATTTTTTATTTCCTATACCACTATATTTAGCCTTATAAATATAATGTTTTTTTCGTACTAATAAGTACAATTGGATAAATTTCCCAATGAATTTTAAATCAAAATTTCTTCTATACTTTCTTTATGTTATAATAAAATAAGGAGGATATATGAAGAATAGAAAATCCCTGGTTTTTCTTCTGGGCCTAGCCCTTATCTTTTCTGCTTGCAAAAATGATAAGCCAGCCAAAGTCCAAAACGAAAAATCACCTGTAATAAAAACTGAAGATCAAATCCAAGATGAAAACCTAACCGATGATTTTTATGACTTGGTAGATAAAGCCAACAAGGACCTAAGCGATGAGGAAAAAACTTTTTTGGCAAAGACAATAAAGGCCATTGATACTAAGGATGTAGACAGTCTTTCCAAAAATTTAGGTGAACCTCTTAAAAACCAAATCGGCGGTGATTTGAGAGTTCTTTCTGATAAAATCCTTCCAGTAGACTACGCAGGTCCAATTTTAGAAATCAAAGAAGTTACAAAAAAGAAGGACTCCTTCCTTATAATTTGCAAGTGCGAAGAGGATTCCTTGGTGATTTTATTAAATAAAAATGGCGATAACCTAACAGGTCTTAATATCAAACTTCTTTCAACAGTTTCCAAAAATAAAAAGCTTAAGGAAGACAACCAAGTCTTTGTAGACAGGGCCTACGATATTATCGACTGCCTTAAAAACGGCGATAAGGACTCCTTTGCTAAATACGCCAAGGGTCTAGGCCAGACTGGCGATGACTTTGACAAGATGTACGAGGGCCTAAAAAACGACCTTGCCATGGCGGGCAAGACCCTAACAGATAAATCCAAGGTCAAGGTTTCCTATGCCAAGGACCTAATAAAAACAGCCCCAATCGACCAAAACCTAGTTGATGTCACCCTGGTTTTCACCTTTGAAAACATAGAAAAAATCGTCTACGACTTTACCTTCACAGAAGATATGGACCTTGTTTCCATTGAGGTAAGTCCTGACGAAAAAGACGATTAAAAAAATTTTGATTTTCAAATTCTGATATATAAAATAAAAAATAAAAAATAAAAAACGCCCAGCCTTAGGCCTGAACTTTCAATCCTTTTAGGATTTCTAGTTCCTAGCCTTTGCTGGACTTT
This genomic window from Anaerococcus murdochii contains:
- the malQ gene encoding 4-alpha-glucanotransferase — encoded protein: MKKAGILWPLASLNGSHGIGDFGRASYDFIDTSKEAGFDMWQILPLNPLGYGNSPYQPYSSYAGDEVYISLDMLYEDGLLDKRIAPLKQRDRVDYNFVREFKGQYLKKAFEKFKEKELDQTDSYKEFLKFDFVYDYAVFISFKKDNGLIAWNEWPAEQKSWIIDRKLDLSPYQDQIAYEIFIQYIFYQQWMKLKAYANEKGLKIIGDIPFYVGLDSLDVWQNQKYFEITEEGKPILIAGVPPDAFSNLGQRWGNPIYKWDELEKDDFKFWIDRLAYNAKLYDIVRLDHFRAFDTYWQIDAKNDTAVEGEWIYAPGFKLFDKITEELKDVEFIAEDLGTMMPGVYKLRDHYDLKGMVIIQENLRPWEDHLIEATANSVAYPGTHDNKTLFQWYDELTDDQHESLKEYFKDLGIDHGDIRDDFFDFVMGVESDYVIVSLADILGFGKEARINEPSTLNDLNWSFKLKDLNDYREKVETLKEIIEKNRGHARKKSGKTSKVEENKEK
- the galE gene encoding UDP-glucose 4-epimerase GalE; its protein translation is MKNILITGGAGYIGSHTAVELLNKNYNVIVYDNLSNSSRISIDRVEEITGKKISFYEADILDKDKLKEVLVNEKIDVLIHCAALKSVGESVSKPLEYYHNNLTGTLTTLEAMKEVGCKNLIFSSSATVYGNPKSVPITEDFPKGECTNPYGWSKSMMEQIMIDLQKSDPDWKIVLLRYFNPIGAHKSGKIGEDPQGIPNNLLPYIAQVAVGKLDYLRVFGDDYDTVDGTGVRDYIHVVDLAKGHVCAIDKLDSLDGVSIINLATGNGYSVLEVVKAFEEASGRKVPYKIVGRREGDIAKCFADATKAYKVLGWKAENGIKEMCEDSWRWQKNNPNGYEERK
- a CDS encoding sugar phosphate nucleotidyltransferase, which produces MKTSLVVLAAGIGSRYGAGIKQLAKMDENSYTIIDYSIFDAIEAGFDKVVFIIRKDIEKDFKEVIGSRIEKFIEVDYAYQEMALPADFKAPSDRTKPWGTVHAVLATKNLVNEPFLVINADDYYGKGVFRDLHDFLMTSPAEKDGKIQVAMAGYKLKNTLSDNGTVTRGVSVGNKENKLINIIETHEISYNKEDGAFSSKENLGPNLLNLDSLVSMNLWASFPGFIDLAYEYFISYLEKNRENLDTCEYVLPEMIGEWIKKDLADISIIPTNEKWIGITYKEDLGPAQESFKQMFDEGIYPKDIWKEK
- the thrS gene encoding threonine--tRNA ligase; this translates as MIKIKLPDESVKEYEKGVLVGDVTKDISMGLYRAAVGAVVNGRVMGYAEPINEDADFRVVKFEDEEGKEIFWHTSSHVMAAAIKELWPETKFAIGPAIADGFYYDMDLEHRFTPEDLEQIEKKMKEIAKKDLKLERIEISRDEALKMFKEEGQDYKVELIEDLPADELITLYKMGDAFTDLCRGPHLESTKEIKAIKLKAIAGAYWRGDSDKAMLQRIYGISFPKAKDLEEYEELQKEIARRDHRKIGKEMDLFAFHEEGPGFPFFHPNGMILMNELLGWWRGVLDNYGYGEIKTPLILNEDLWHRSGHWDHYKENMYFTKIDDEDYAIKPMNCPGSVLTYASRQHSYRDLPIRLAEFGQVHRHELSGTLHGLFRVRTFTQDDAHVYCLPSQIKEEVYKMIDLADLLYSTFGFKYTIELSTRPDDYMGDIKDWDFAEEQLKKALEERGIEYQINPGDGAFYGPKIDFHLLDAAKREWQCGTIQLDFQLPANFELEYVDENGEKKRPVMLHRALLGSIERFIGVLTEHFAGRFPLWINPRQVEVIPVADRFADKAHEIAKEIEKAGFRVGVDERSEGVGYKIRSAQMMRTNYMLVVGDKEIESGLLTVRNRDGEETKDVKLADFIAKISEERDSKSRESIY
- a CDS encoding LacI family DNA-binding transcriptional regulator, encoding MIKPTIKDIADICGVSVSTVSRAINDAEGISAKTRARILKTIKETGYEPDTNARNLKISKNKTIAVLIKGITNPFFTPMIKVIEEEISKTGYSFVLNKVEEHSSEVDIALKMAKILKPEGIIFLGGDLRDDQEKLKTLGIPYSMTTIINKEIVNKNSTCVGVDDFKESYKMVDYLISLGHRKIAFIAARANDLSIGSLRFEGYKKALADHDIEFDENLVIYPPKGLNPYSLYHGYESGKKIVGQGLDCTAIYAISDFVAIGAIKALNDMGKSVPEDYSVAGFDGLEINEFLIKPITTIVQPTSKIAYTSVKELFNIINRKEYKKVINYAGELFIGQTTAKIKEE